The region CTGTCCAAGCTCACCCCAAAATGGCGATCGCCGCTCTGCAATCTGGTGCCAGCGTGCTGGTTTATCCCGGTGGAGCCCAGGATGTGTTTCGTCCTTTTAACCAACGCCACCAAATTTATTTTGCCGGTCGCAAAGGTTTCATCAAATTGGCTCTGAGACAGCGGATACCCATTGTGCCGGCGATAGCCGTTGGCTCCCACGAAACTCTGTTAGTTATGGGAGATTGCTATGACCAGGTTAAATATCTCCACAGCCTTGGCATGCCTTGGTTATTGGATGTTGATCCGGTGGTTTTTCCCATCTATTTGGGTTTACCCTGGGGTCTAGCGTTGGGCCCTCTACCCCATGTGCCCCTACCGTTAACTATGCACACCCGTATTTGTCCACCGATCTACTTTGAGCGTTACGGCAACGACGCCGCCAAAGATAAGGATTATGTGGAACATTGTTATCAACTGGTAAAAACTCAGATGCAAGAGGAATTGGATAGCCTGGCTGAAACCGCCAAAATTTTGCCTTGGTGAATCAAATTAACCCGATCGCACCAAGTGGGAAAATCTAACCATGCCCAATGGCTA is a window of Synechocystis sp. PCC 7338 DNA encoding:
- a CDS encoding lysophospholipid acyltransferase family protein — its product is MLRATNDRSPFFESNPALDGWSLGGRDPETIKQLMPFWEWFYKYYFRVQTSGWENLPPEQVLLVGSHNGGLSSPDMVMMIYDWFRHQGLHRPVYGLMHPTVWKMSRPMAELAVKVGAVQAHPKMAIAALQSGASVLVYPGGAQDVFRPFNQRHQIYFAGRKGFIKLALRQRIPIVPAIAVGSHETLLVMGDCYDQVKYLHSLGMPWLLDVDPVVFPIYLGLPWGLALGPLPHVPLPLTMHTRICPPIYFERYGNDAAKDKDYVEHCYQLVKTQMQEELDSLAETAKILPW